A single window of Streptomyces cathayae DNA harbors:
- a CDS encoding lytic polysaccharide monooxygenase auxiliary activity family 9 protein gives MVFAVVVGALAWSAPAQAHGTIVNPASRAYQCWKTWGSNHTSPAMQTEDPMCYQAFQANPDTMWNWMSALRDGLGGQFQARTPDGTLCSNNLSRNDSLNKPGQWKTTNVSNNFTVQLHDQASHGADYFRVYVSKQGFNPKAQNLGWGNLDFITQTGSFAPAQDIRFNVNTSGYTGHHVLFVIWQASHLDQAYMWCSDVNFG, from the coding sequence ATGGTGTTCGCCGTGGTTGTCGGCGCACTGGCCTGGTCGGCCCCCGCCCAAGCTCACGGCACCATCGTCAACCCCGCCTCCCGCGCGTACCAGTGCTGGAAGACGTGGGGCAGCAACCACACGAGCCCGGCCATGCAGACCGAAGACCCCATGTGTTATCAGGCGTTCCAGGCCAACCCGGACACCATGTGGAACTGGATGAGCGCGCTCCGCGACGGCCTCGGTGGCCAGTTCCAGGCGCGGACCCCCGACGGGACGCTCTGCAGCAACAACCTCTCGAGGAACGACAGCCTGAACAAGCCCGGGCAGTGGAAGACGACCAACGTCAGCAACAACTTCACGGTCCAGCTGCACGACCAGGCGTCCCACGGTGCCGACTACTTCAGGGTCTACGTGAGCAAGCAGGGATTCAACCCCAAGGCCCAGAACCTGGGCTGGGGCAACCTTGACTTCATCACGCAGACCGGCAGCTTCGCCCCGGCGCAGGACATCAGGTTCAACGTCAACACCTCCGGCTACACCGGACACCACGTCCTGTTCGTGATCTGGCAGGCCTCGCACCTCGACCAGGCCTACATGTGGTGCAGCGACGTGAACTTCGGCTGA
- a CDS encoding FAD-dependent monooxygenase, whose amino-acid sequence MTAPLDVLVVGAGPTGLALAAQLRLYGARFRIVDRCLDRVRESRALAVQPRTLEALAGFGVTDELVARGNPAMRLRLHLPRRVVALRLFDIGLTDTAYPFLLFLSQAETERVLSEYLAARDVTIERGTELARLAATDSFVDCRLRHGDGSQEAVEARYVVGCDGAHSTVRGQSGIGFEGYAYPQTFLLADLEVDGLEPDSVHSYMSGAGMVFFFPLGSPAGWRMLAMRPPDAPEAEVDLPLLQEITDRYTGQRLTLRDPVWMTDFRLHNRSADRYRSGPCFLAGDAAHIHSPAGGQGMNTGIQDALNLGWKLALVCRGVAPEELLATYEAERAPVGHSVLRFTDRAFTIATSGNPVLRVGRTQVAPRLAPLALRAAGIRGRLFRTVSELGIHYRRSPASTAGSRPPTGGPRAGDRLPDLPRGLQARTAAPGWHLLLSGPPPLWPDERLSSALEGRIGLLSVHRLGGQGPWPGVAQGLVRPDGYLGYVARGTDLDGLRAYLDRWLPVGRR is encoded by the coding sequence ATGACGGCGCCACTGGACGTGTTGGTGGTGGGAGCGGGGCCGACCGGTCTTGCCCTCGCCGCGCAACTGCGCTTGTACGGAGCGCGGTTCAGGATCGTCGATCGTTGTCTCGACCGGGTGCGGGAGTCGCGGGCGCTTGCCGTCCAGCCCCGCACCCTGGAGGCGTTGGCGGGCTTCGGGGTGACGGACGAGCTGGTGGCCCGGGGCAACCCGGCGATGCGGTTGCGGCTCCACCTGCCCCGCCGCGTGGTGGCGCTGCGCTTGTTCGACATCGGGCTGACCGACACGGCGTATCCGTTCCTGTTGTTCCTCTCGCAGGCCGAGACGGAGCGCGTCCTCTCCGAGTATCTGGCCGCGCGGGACGTGACGATCGAGCGTGGCACCGAACTGGCCCGGCTGGCGGCGACGGACTCGTTCGTCGACTGCCGGCTGCGCCACGGTGACGGCTCGCAGGAGGCCGTGGAGGCGCGCTACGTCGTGGGCTGCGACGGCGCTCACAGCACCGTGCGCGGCCAGAGCGGTATCGGATTCGAGGGATACGCCTACCCGCAGACGTTCCTGCTCGCCGACCTGGAGGTCGACGGGCTGGAGCCGGACTCCGTGCATTCGTACATGAGCGGGGCGGGGATGGTGTTCTTCTTCCCCCTCGGCTCGCCGGCCGGCTGGCGCATGCTCGCGATGCGCCCGCCCGACGCCCCGGAGGCCGAGGTGGACCTGCCGTTGTTGCAGGAGATCACCGACCGCTACACCGGCCAGCGGCTGACGCTGCGGGATCCCGTCTGGATGACCGACTTCCGCCTCCACAACCGCAGCGCCGACCGCTACCGCTCCGGCCCCTGCTTCCTCGCGGGCGATGCGGCCCACATCCACAGCCCGGCCGGCGGGCAGGGCATGAACACCGGCATCCAGGACGCGCTCAACCTCGGCTGGAAGCTCGCCCTCGTCTGCCGGGGCGTGGCGCCCGAGGAACTGCTGGCAACGTATGAGGCCGAGCGGGCACCCGTCGGCCACAGCGTGCTGCGCTTCACCGACCGCGCCTTCACCATCGCCACCAGCGGCAACCCCGTCCTCCGCGTCGGCCGTACCCAGGTCGCCCCGCGTCTGGCGCCGCTGGCGCTGCGCGCGGCCGGGATCCGCGGGCGGCTCTTCCGAACCGTCTCCGAACTGGGCATCCACTACCGGCGCAGCCCCGCCTCCACGGCCGGCTCACGACCGCCCACGGGCGGGCCGAGAGCCGGGGACCGGCTGCCCGACCTGCCCCGTGGGCTGCAGGCACGCACGGCGGCACCGGGCTGGCACCTGCTGCTGTCCGGGCCACCGCCCCTCTGGCCGGATGAACGGCTCTCCTCGGCCCTGGAAGGACGGATCGGCCTGCTCTCCGTCCACCGGCTCGGCGGACAGGGCCCGTGGCCGGGCGTCGCGCAGGGACTCGTTCGCCCCGACGGCTACCTGGGCTATGTCGCACGGGGCACCGACCTGGACGGCCTGCGAGCCTACCTGGACCGCTGGCTACCGGTCGGCCGCCGTTGA
- a CDS encoding transposase — MAEKRRKSDAEFREGAVRIVTETGKPVAQVAKDLGINETTLASWVSRARKAGGASPTGESEELERLRRENAQLKRGVKELGMEREVLKRCMVLWVK, encoded by the coding sequence ATGGCGGAAAAGAGGCGGAAGTCCGACGCGGAGTTCCGTGAGGGGGCCGTGCGGATCGTGACCGAGACCGGGAAGCCGGTCGCCCAGGTCGCGAAGGACCTGGGGATCAATGAGACGACACTGGCCAGCTGGGTGTCGCGGGCCCGCAAGGCAGGCGGGGCCAGTCCGACGGGCGAGAGCGAGGAACTCGAGCGGCTGCGTCGAGAGAACGCCCAGCTGAAGAGAGGCGTCAAGGAGCTGGGGATGGAGCGCGAGGTCCTCAAACGCTGCATGGTCTTGTGGGTGAAGTAG
- a CDS encoding DDE-type integrase/transposase/recombinase: MSEAWFYEWRRRPAQPTQREVRRQALAEWIRYFFDRSGRTYGSPRITLDLWEEGWQVSQNTIAEIMAELGLQGRKPPRRRRSLTRPGKRKTAPDLVRRGFDAVAPDVLWWGDMTEIETGEGKLYLASVHDAFSRRALGYAMGPRHDTSLVSAALRMAVATRGGHVDGVVFHTDRGSERR, translated from the coding sequence GTGTCGGAGGCGTGGTTCTACGAGTGGCGCCGCCGCCCCGCCCAGCCGACGCAACGCGAGGTCAGGCGGCAGGCGCTGGCCGAGTGGATCCGCTACTTCTTCGACCGGTCGGGCCGGACCTACGGCTCGCCGAGGATCACGCTGGATCTGTGGGAGGAGGGCTGGCAGGTGTCGCAGAACACGATCGCCGAGATCATGGCCGAGCTCGGCCTGCAGGGCCGCAAGCCGCCCCGTCGGCGCCGCTCGCTGACCCGGCCCGGGAAGCGGAAGACCGCCCCTGACCTGGTCCGGCGCGGCTTCGACGCGGTCGCTCCGGACGTGCTGTGGTGGGGCGACATGACCGAGATCGAAACCGGTGAGGGCAAGCTCTACCTCGCCAGCGTCCACGACGCGTTCTCCCGCCGGGCCCTCGGCTACGCCATGGGACCCCGGCACGACACATCCCTGGTCAGCGCCGCCCTGCGGATGGCCGTGGCCACCCGGGGCGGCCACGTGGACGGCGTCGTCTTCCACACCGACCGCGGCTCGGAACGCCGATGA
- a CDS encoding IS6 family transposase, which translates to MSSASPSYQGHRYPVEIISPCVWLYFRFPLSYREVEELMLERGVVVPHETVRRWCATFGQAYAGALRRRQPRPGDKWHPDEVFIKINGELKYLWRAVDANGTVLDILVQNRRDTAAARRFFRRLLKKICSVPRVIVTDRLRSYGAAHREVMPSVEHRCHQGLTDRAENSHQPTRRRERAMKGFRSVGGARRFLAAFSGISPHVRPRRHLLTAFHYRAEMTLRFVIWDQITGAAGQPAEA; encoded by the coding sequence GTGTCATCCGCGTCGCCGTCGTACCAGGGGCACCGGTACCCAGTCGAGATCATCTCCCCCTGTGTATGGCTGTACTTCCGCTTCCCGCTGTCGTACCGCGAGGTCGAGGAGCTGATGCTCGAGCGCGGTGTCGTCGTCCCCCATGAGACGGTCCGCCGCTGGTGCGCCACGTTCGGGCAGGCCTACGCCGGCGCGCTGCGCCGTCGGCAGCCCCGGCCCGGGGACAAGTGGCACCCGGACGAGGTCTTCATCAAGATCAACGGCGAACTGAAGTATTTGTGGCGGGCCGTGGATGCCAACGGCACCGTCCTGGACATTCTCGTACAGAACCGGCGGGACACCGCTGCGGCCCGGCGGTTCTTCCGCAGGCTGCTGAAGAAGATCTGCTCGGTGCCGCGGGTGATCGTCACCGACAGGCTCCGCTCCTACGGCGCGGCCCACCGCGAGGTCATGCCCTCCGTCGAGCACCGCTGTCACCAGGGCCTGACCGATCGGGCCGAGAACTCCCACCAGCCGACGAGGCGGCGCGAGCGCGCGATGAAGGGTTTCCGCAGCGTCGGCGGGGCGCGCAGGTTCCTGGCTGCGTTCAGCGGCATCTCGCCCCACGTCCGGCCCCGTCGCCACCTGCTGACCGCTTTCCACTACCGCGCCGAGATGACCCTCCGCTTCGTCATCTGGGACCAGATCACCGGTGCCGCCGGCCAGCCCGCCGAGGCCTGA